CATTTGTTCAGAAAGAAGGCCATACCATCCTGCCTCTTACCTTTGAACCTTATGGTTCGATAATGGTAGTTTTTGATAAGGAAATTTCAGAAAATACTCAAGGTACAACCGATAGAAATTATGCTGATTTTGAAACACTTGTTGAAGTTACAGGAGAATGGACTGTTCGTTTTGATACGACCTGGGGAGGCCCCGGCACAACTACATTTTCTGAGTTGTTGGATTGGAAAGAACATTCGGATGAGGGGATAAAGTATTATTCAGGAACTGCGATTTATGAGAAAAATATCGATGTTGATTTTAAACCCCGGGAAGATAAAAAGTATTACCTTCAATTGGGAACTGTTAAAGACGTTGGTATAGCAGAAGTGAAAATAAACGGAATTGATAAAGGCATTGTATGGACTGCACCATTTAGAGTAGAAATTAGTGATGAACTGAAGCAAGGACAAAATTCATTGGAAATAAAAGTAGTTAATTCCTGGTATAACCGTGTAGCAGGCGATCAGACTTTTCCTGATAAAAAGCAATACACATCAACCAATATAAGATTGAAGTATGATTTTAGAGGTAGGCCAACCAATAATATACCGTTGGAATCTGCAGGGTTATTAGGCCCGGTAAGCATTCAAACTTCAAATATGTAGTATGAAAATTTTGTAAGATTTACCTTTCGATGATAAGTAAAATGGTAAACGCAGAAACTGGAACCAAACAAGAATAGTATGAAAACGGCTGTTCTTGTTTGGTTAGTTGAATCAGAATAACACCATGCAAATTCTCCGATTTGAATAAAATTAAAAAGTACTTCATATTTTTACTATGTTTGTTGAACTAACAACCAGAAGCTATCGATAACAAAGAAATCATATCAGGTATCCGAAACAGGGATTTAGAAGCTTTTGAAGAACTGTTTTTTAACTACCATGGGAAATTGGTATTGTTCGCCAATAGATTTATTGGCGATATGCAGGCGTCGCGCGACCTGGTTCAGGATGCTTTTTTTGCACTTTGGGAGAAATCCGGGCAATTGGAAATAAAACAATCACCAAAGGCGTATTTATATCAAATGGTTCGGAATGGCTGTTTAAATTATAACCGGCATTTGTCGATAAAAAATACGGCTGAAGCAGATTTGGAAAAGAAGATTACCGAACTCGAGAAGCAATTTTATAAACGCACTGATGATCCCTATTTCAGTTTAATAGAGTTGGAACTCGAACAGAAAATCAATGAGGTGATAGAAGGTATGCCTGCAAAATGCCGGGCGGTTTTTGAGCTCAGCCGATATGAAAATCTAAAAAACAAAGAAATTGCTGAGAAATTGGATATTTCAGTAAAAATGGTGGAAAAACATATTTCCAAGGCTTTGGTTATTCTTCGTCGCGATTTGGCCGATTATATGGGCGTTTTGTTGGTAATGTTTATTTCGCGAATGTAGTTAAACACGAATTTCGCGATTCATTTCGACGCTTCTTTTCAACATATTTCAAAAAATCAAAAAATAATAACTCATTCGAGGTAGGGTACTCCATTTGTGATGTGTCTCAGTAATAGCTAAACAAGAAAAATGAACAAAACTCGACCAATAAAATCATTGATCATAGCGGAGCTGGATGGTAATATTTCTGTAGACGAAAAAGAATTACTCTACAACTGGATAGCTAAGTCTGAAAATAATCTTCGCTACTATTCCCAAATTAAGGATCTTTGGGAAGCATCGATAAAAGACGCTTCCAAAATCGCTCAGACTTCTCGTGAATGGGAACGATTTACCCAGCGTGTTGCTATTCAGCCTCAGGATAATAAGTGGAAAATAAAACTAAGCTTATGGTATCGTGTAGCTGCAGTATTGGTTATTGCATTGCTTCTTGCCAATTTGCTCTATCAGGAATTTAAAGCTGCAGAACCGGTGTACTTTACTTCGATGGCTCCCGAAGGTTCTGTTTCTCAAACTATTTTGCCCGATGGTACTATTATTTTTCTTAATGCAGGTTCGGAAATAAAATACGATGTTAATACTGAAAGCAAAAGCCGGGAGGTATTTATAAACGGAGAGGCCTGGTTTGATGTGGAACGAAATGAAAAGAAGCCTTTTATTGTGCACACACCTTATTACGATGTGAAAGTTTTAGGAACCCAATTTAACGTTAAAACCTACGACGAAGATGAAACGGTGGTAACAACCCTGGAAGAAGGATCAATTCAGGTGTTGTCAACCGAGAATTTGAAATTGCAGGAAGATATTTTATTGGAACCCGGGGAACAGTTAATTTACAATAAGAGCAAAAGAAAACTCAATATAAATACAGTTGAAACCCGTTTATATACCTCATGGAAAGACAATAAGCTTATTTTCCTGTCGATGCCATTTGGAGATTTGGTAAAACTACTCGAACGAAAATATGGTGTTGACATAGAAGTATTGGAATCAGATATTCTGAAAGAACATTATTCAGGTACCATTAAAAATGAAACCATTCTTGAAATACTGAATATTATTGAACATACGCATCCAATTCGGTACGAAATACAAGATCAAAAAATAATTATTCAAAAGAAATAGGAGGAACTATATGACAAAAACCTGATTTATTACTAAACGAAAAAACCGAAGGCTGCGCTAACACCCTTCGGCTTTGAAAATAAATTAACTGGTGCGCTAACACCATTATTAAGAATTTAAAATCAAACAAATTTATGAAAAAAAAAGGTAAACCATGCCGTCCCGCTGATGGATGGCAAAAACTATTTCGAATTATGAAACTATCCATGATTCTATTGTTGGTAGGTGTGATGCATGTTTCAGCTTCCGTTTACTCGCAAACAACTAAACTAACAGTAGATGTTCAAAACCAGAAGGTTGTTGAAGTGTTAAACGCCATTGAGGCGCAAAGCGAATTCCGCTTCTTTTACAAAAATGAACAGGTTGACGTTAACCGGCAAGTAAACATCAGAGCAAAAGATAAACAGGTTGAACAAATCCTGGATGAAATGTTTGCAGCAACCGATGTGGAATACAAGTTTTTTGAAGACAAATTGATTTTATTGTCATCAAAAGAGGCCATGGAAAGAGACTATGAGAGTATTCAGTCGCAGAAAACCATTACCGGGAAGGTAAGCGACGAAAACGGCGAGTCTTTACCAGGTGTTTCAGTTATAATAAAAGGAACTACAACAGGAACAGTAACCGATATTGACGGAAATTACTCGCTTACAGTGGTTGAAGAAGGAGTTACTTTAGTATATTCTTTTGTTGGTATGAAAACCCAGGAAGTGCTTATTGAAAATCAAACTACTGTAGATGTTGTGTTGGCAGTTGATGCCATAGGTATCGAGGAAGTAGTTGCTATTGGTTATGGTACCGCTCGTAGAAAAGACTTATCTGGAGCTGTAGAAACCAAACGACTGGAAGATTCGCCTCAGGCAAATATTGCTACTACAAACATCATTCAATCACTGGAAGGTGTTTCCGGTGTTAATATTGCTCCTCAAAACAGTCCGGGGAGAACTCCAAATATTATTGTTCGCGGACAAAATTCAATCAATGGTAATAACGATCCGCTTATCGTTCTTGATGGTGTAATTTTTCAAGGAAGTGTTACTGATATTAACCCCAACGATATTACTTATATTGATGTGCTAAAAGATGCATCTTCGACAGCAGTATACGGTTCTAGGGCTGCCAATGGTGTGATTGTAATTACAACAAAAAATGGGAAAAGTACAAAGCCGTTAATACGTTTCAATACCTCGGCTGGTGTTAATACCTGGACCAACAAATTCGACATGATGGATCGTGACAGATGGGCTGAAAAATATGCGGCGCAGCACAATACCACAATAGATGAATTGGTTTTTGACGATGTAACTGCTACTGAATATTTTAACTCGGGAATATCTAATGACTGGGTTGATTTAGTGTCAAGAACTGGTGTAACACAAGACTATCAGGCTTCTGTATCGGGAAGGGCCGAAAAAGTTAATTATTATTTCTCAGGAAGTTACAATTCAACAGAAGGTGTAATTGTTGGTGATGACTATCAACGAATTTCAGTGCGTACAAAAATGGATGTTGATGTGACCGATTGGCTGAAAGTTGGCCTGGATGGTTTGTATAACAATAACGATTATTCAGGAATTGGAGCCAGTGTGTCTGGAGCAACTTATATTAGCCCGCAGAGTTATCCTTACCGTTACGAAGGAATGCCATTTAATGTAAGCACAGCAAATCCAACAGGTTTGGAAAGATGGCCAATTGGTCAATCTATTCAAAGTCCGCTTTGGGGAACCGATGGCGAAACTGTGGATGATATTGACAAATCAAATTTCTTCCGTTTCTCAGGTTATGCCTTTGTACAGGTACCGAAAATTAAAGGTTTAACCTATCGTTTGCAATATTCGGCAAATACAAAATACAGTCGTCAGGATCGTTTTTACTACGAGAACTACTACGTTGGTGAACACAGTACCGGATATTATGCAAGGTACACGCCGGCTGAATTGCAAAAACGCTTGTCGCAGGCCAATGGTTATAACCGTTTAACCAACGAATACAATTATGTGTTGGATAACATTGTGAATTACAAACGCGAATTTGGAGATCACTATGTTGATGCTACCTTGGTTGCAACGCGTGATTATTCGTATTGGAAAAGAAATGAGATGACCGGAAGCAATTTTGAATCTGCCGGTAATACCTCGTTAGGGGTAAATGGTTTACCTAAAGCCGAAGTGCAAAAAATTTATACCAATATTGTTAAACGAACCAATATTGGATACCTCGGAAGGTTGAGTTATGCCTTTAAAGACAGATACCATTTAACAGCCTCGGTTCGTCGCGATGGTGCTTCTGTATTTGGTAGCGACAATAAGTGGGGATACTTTCCATCGGTAGGTGCAGCGTGGACTGTTTCTGAAGAAGATTTTTTCAACAACGATGGAGTTGTTAATTACTTGAAAATGAAACTGTCGTATGGTAAAAACGGTAATCAGGGATTAAGCCCTTACCAAACTTTAGCAAAAGTAAGCAGTGGCCCTGATGGTAGTATCGAATATGAGTTTGGAGATCGTCCTTCATCCATTATTTACGGAGTGAAACAAGACAACCTTGCCAATCCAAACTTGGGATGGGAAACAACAACCTCTTTAAACGGTGGTTTTCAATCTGCTTTGCTTGATAGCCGTATTATTGTTGACCTTGATTTTTATTTCTCAACTACAACCGATCAGATCTTTAATCGCGGTATCCCAATTATGACCGGATACAACAGTATTCTGTCAACTTTCGGAGAGTTGGATAACAAGGGGCTTGAGATTGACGTAACAACTGTAAACATTGATAACGGTAATTTTAAATGGGATTCGCACCTGTCGTTTTGGCTGAATCGAAACAAAATTGTTTCGCTTTATGGCGATGATAATGATGGAGATGGTGTAGAAGATGATGATATTGCCAACAGTTTATTCATTGGAAAATCGCTGGGAGCCATTTATGGTTACGAATATATTGGTGTGGTGCAGGAAGACGATACCGATTACATCGAAAAAAATTCTGCCCAGCCAGGAGATGCAATGTTTAGAGATTTAGATGGTGATGGCGTAATTACTGCCGATGATGACCGTAAAATCCTTGGTTTCAGAAAAGAAAACTTCAGAATGAGTTTGTCAAATACCTTTACGTATAAAAACTTTAGTTTATACATGATGTTTACTGGTATTTTTGGCGGAGGGAAGGACAATTACTATTTAAGTGAAAATCCAGCACATAACTCATTCCGTACTCGTTTCGATATTAATGAGCCTGACCATGATTGGTGGACTCCTGAAAATAAATCGGAAAAATACTTACGACCTAATTACCTGGGCGGTCGTTATTTAGGATTACAATCAAGAGGTTTTGTAAAATTGCAAAATATATCCCTTTCATACAAGTTGCCAAAGGCAATCTTAAGTGATGTAGGAATTGCAGGCCTGGAGGTATTTACAAGTGCCAGCAATGTATTTACCATTACTAACTGGTATGGAGGAGGTGACCCTGAGCTAGGTATTACACCATATAGTGGTTCATATCCTGTACCAACTACAGTAACTATGGGATTAAATGTTAGTTTCTAACCTATTAAATTGAAGAATGATGAGAAGTAAACATATTTTATACACAGGGCTATTAATCTTATTTTTGTTGCCATTTCAGGCATGCGACGATGAAGCCTTTTTAGAGCAAACTCCGGAGTCTTTTTATACGGTTGATAATATCTTTCAATCATCGGAACAAGTTGATCAGGTTTTGGTTACCCTTTACCGTATCAATCGCGACTTAAATATTTTTAACGGTCAAATAAAAGGTTTGGGCACTGATGTATTAACCTCGCCTGATTTTAGGTATGGAGGCAATTTCAGCGATTACAGCCGCATAAACTCTGAAACAGGAGCTTTTCGTTCAATATTTGATCATTATTATAATATGATTTCGATAGCCAATACAGCATTGAATGCTGCTGAACTGGAAAGTGTTACCTGGGAAAGTGAAGAAGATAAAAGCTATGCTACAGCACAGGCACGTTTCTTCAGAGCTTATGCACATGGGTGTTTAGCCGAATTATTTGGTGGTGTACCAATTGTAACCGAATTGGTTACCGAACCTCGTTTTGATTACGAACGTGCTACCCGCGAAGCAACCTATCAGTTTGCTATTGATGAAATGGAAGCCATTTTAAACAACTTGCCCGAAACAACAACACAGGATGGTAGAGTAGTAAAAGGCGCTGCACAACACTATCTGGCCGAATTTTACCTGGGACTGGGTATCGAGTCGTCGAATAGTTCTGCCTACGATAAAGCCATTCAACACGCAACCAGTGTAATTGATGGTGGTACATATGCTTTAAATACTGAACGTTTTGGACCACGAAAAGACGATGTAAATCCATTTGTGGGCAGAGCAAACGTGTGGTGGGATCTTTTCCAGCACGATAATATTAGCTATAATGATGGAAACAAAGAGTGTGTTTGGGTATTTCCAATAGATTTTGATGCTTTTAAAGCCGGAGATAATGGATCATACTTAAACTATCCACGTAATTTCTCACCTGTAGGACGAGCCATTCCTGGTGTTACAGGTGTTGCAGAAGATGTTGGTGGTCGCGGTGTAGCCATTTGGAGACCTACCGATTTGGTTATCGACCTGCTTTGGGATGAAAGCATATCTTCAGGCGATATCAGAAACGATGAATCAAACATTCGCCGTAAAATTTATTATAATGATCCCGATCATGAAGGTGGTGCATTGGTTGGCCAGGAAGTACCGCAAAGTGCAATTGATGAAACCAACAATGGCATGGGCTGGATTTTTCCAATTTTTGAAAAATTAACCACTGACCAGTTTGTTGGTTTAGACCAGGGCGAAAACAGAAGTAATTTGTTTCGCGATGAATACGCGATACGTCTGCCCGAAACCATTTTACTACGTGCAGAAGCCTATCTCCGTAAAGGCGAAAATCAAAAAGCTGCTGATGATATAAATAGCATAAGGAGCCGGGCCAATTGCGATTATCTGGTTGCGGCAGGTGATGTCGACATCGATTTTATACTAGATGAAAGAGCACGCGAATTATTTGCTGAAGAAAGCAGGTGGCATACTTTGTTGAGAATGGGTGGGACAGTTGCAACTGACCGAATAAAAGCAAATGCTTATTACGAACATGTTGCGCAAACACTAACCTTTGATTATAATTTGTGGCCTATTCCACAGTCTGTAATTGATAGAAATAAGGATGTTTTATTGGAACAAAATCCAGGTTGGAATTAATAGATAGTTTTAGTTTGGTTAGATTTAAAAGAACAGCCCCATGGGCTGTTCTTCTTTTTATCTGCTATTCATAATAAAAATTTTATAGTCGTTTTTAAAGGCTCGTTCGTAATGCTTACATGTTTACACAGCGATAAGAATAACCGGAAGAACTTTGATGATTATTAAATCAATTCGTGGAAAGGAAAAGTTCTTCTTCATTTACTTTAAACAACTTCTAATTAAATATATATTACAGCATTAAACTTTTTAAACCATGAAATTAGTTCTTCCTGAAAAAGTAATGAAGCTTGTAGGGCTGGTATTTTTTGTATCGCTTATATCCTGCAATACCTGCCCAAAAGATCAAGTTTTAACCACTTACCAGACCGACGGCGAGTATATTATCGGAAACAGTATTGATCGTTACAATAATCGTCCGTTGTATGTCAACAATACCAATGGCTTAATTCTTACGGGCGATCGGCCACTTATTCGGTTTGTTAAATACAACCAGCTATTAGGCAACCTGGTTTTTTTGTTGAAAAATGAAGAAGATACTTTAACCATTTCTGATTTCAATCAAATTAAATCGAAGTTTTCACCCGGGCAGATGAAATGGGAGATACGCGATAGTTCCTTAAATGATTTTAGTATTGCAATGAATGTGTTGCCAACTGCAGATGGAGTCGGCATGGCAGTGCAGTTGGAACTCAAAAACCTAAATGCCGAAAATGAGTTGATGTGGTTTTTTGGTGGAGCCAAAACCTATCCCAACGAAAACCTATTACGTTCGTTCGATATAATGGGGCATCCGGAGTTAATGACCTGGAAAGAGGTGGGAGATGCGAAAGAAAATCCGGTTTATAGCGGAGCACTGGAAAAAGGAGAAAACGTACTTAACTTAATATTTAAGCTGAACGAAAAAGGTGAAGTTGAATATTCCGCAGGAGAAGAGGCTGAAGTTGCTTTTACTTATGCCCAAAACAAATTACAAAAACTTCTTGGACGAATGAAAATCAGCACTCCCGATCCGTATTTAAATGTAATGGCAAAAACGTCGTTGATAGCCGTTGATGCCACCTGGTATCCACCTGTGTTTGTGCATGCCTGCATGACCTGGAATGTACCTCTTCCGGGCTGGAGAACCATTTTTGGTGGAACCATGTATGGCTGGCACGAGCGCGTTAGGGAACAAGCCGACTATTATATTGCCTCGCAGGTAAAAGAATCAATTAAAACAGAAGCAAAAGCCGACCCAAAATCTTTACTTACCGAGCAGCATCCCGATTCGAGGTTCTACGGAGTTGGGCGTATAACACAGGATCAGAAATTTTATAACATGCAATCGCAATTTTTCGATCAGCTGATTCAGGACTACCGCTGGACCAACAATCCCGAATTGATTGCCACGCTTCGAGAAGCGCTGGAATTGCATTTGCTGTGGTTGCGCGAATGCTTTGATCCGGATGGAGATGGCACTTACGAAAGTTACTTAAATTCCTGGCCGTCCGATTCGCAGTGGTACAATGGTGGGGGTACGGCAGAAGAAACTTCGTATGCCTACCGGGGCCATTTGGCTGCCCGCGATATGGCCCGAAATGCCGGAGATAAGGAGGCCGAAGAATTCCATACCGAAATGCTGGCAAAAATTAGAAAAGGATTTTTCGAAAAACTATGGGTCGCCGATAAAGGACATTCGGGAGCTTACCGCGAACAAGGCGGACACAAACGCTTGCACGAAGATCCATGGTTGTACAGTATATTTTTACCGGTTGATGCAGGTTTAACTTCGCAGGAACAATCAATCGAATCGGTTTATTACAGCGAATGGGCCTTACAAAATGATACAGTACCAATGGGAGGTCGTCAGGTTTGGTTTTCGAACTGGGTGCCGGGTATCTGGTCGGTTCGCGAACGCTGGCCCGGCGATAATTACCATTTGGCATTGAGTTACTATCAGGCAGGCTTGCCAACAGGTGCATGGGATATTTTCAGAGGAACATATACCCATACCGCCTTTAATCACAACGTACCCGGAAACCTGGGGGGGCAACAAGGAGGAACCGATTTTGGCGACTGTGTGCACACCTTTAGCCGTACGCTTGTTGAAGGGCTTTTCGGTTTTAAACCTGATTATCCGAATGGAAAAGTTACCATAAATCCGCAATTCCCGGATGAATGGGATTTTGCATCGATAGCTTTGCCCGATTTTAAAGTGGATTTTAAAAAGCACGATAACACCTTAAATTATAAGTTTGAGATTCGAAAAACTGCAGATATGCTTTTAGAACTACCCGTTCTGGCAAGTAAGGTAAACAACATTACACTTAATGGAGAAAAAGCTGATTGGGACCTGGTGCTGGGCCTTGGCTGTTTTGTGGTTAAAATCGAATTGAAAGAGGCAAATACCGCCGAAGTTAAAATAGAGATCAAGGACAGCAAAACGCGTTTCAATCCGGAATTTATTGAAGGGAATTGGGGTGAGAAATTAGTGATAGCTGCAAACGGGGATGATATTGTTGGGTTTAACGATCCGCAAGGCATTTTAAGCAATGCAAATATTGAGAAAGGTGTTTTGCAAGCCACACTAACAGGTAAAAAAGGATACCACACAATTATTGCAAAAGTAAACAACGGAAATGCCGATCAGTTGCGGGTTTATCGGGTAAAAATAAACGACCCCGAAGGGGATGCCAAACAAGCTTCGCGCTATTTAACTGCCATTCCTCAAAATGCAGAATGGGAAAATATTGAAATTAATGCGCTGCATAATGCTGATGTAAAAGCCATTTATAAACAGCAATATTTATCGCCACGCCCAAATACCGTTTCTGCCCGATTAGGAGTAGATGGCTATTCGCCCTGGACTTTCTGGCACTGGAAGAGCACTCCTCCTGAAATTAGAACAGAGCAGGTGGCAAATATGCTTGACCAGAATGACCTTCTCGCTACTCCTCAAGGGGTGCCGTTTATATGGAATTCCGGTGAACAAAACATCAGTTTTACCTCTATGTGGGACAATTATCCGGCAAAAATTAATTTCCCTGTAAACAGTTCAGGAAAAGCAATCTATTTCCTGGTAGCAGGTTCTACCAACATTATGCAATGCCAAATTGCCAACGCCGTTATTCGCTTAAATTATACCGATGGGCAAACCGATTCGCTGGAGCTGATTCCGCCGGTTAATTATTGGAATTTAAGCACGATTAGCTCCAATGCAACAGCTCCCGGTCAAGGAAGCCGCAACGATTATACAGCCGAAACAGATGCTTTTTGCATGCCGGATGTCCTGCCCGAAACCGTGCAGCTTGGAGAAAACTGCCGGGCCATGCTGCTGAATCTGAAAATGCGTGATGATGTAGAATTGGAGAGCATTACACTTGAAACCTTGTCGCAAGAAGTGGTGGTGGGCTTAATTGGAGCAACAGTATTAAAGTAATTGAAATTTAATTAGTTTCTAAAGATTAAAATGATGCAAAAAAGAATATTTCTATCCATCCTGTTTAGCTTGTTTTGTGTGCTTTTAAATGCGCAGCAAGCAAGTTTCCCAACAGCATTAAGATGTGATCTGATTGAGTATAGTGATCGGGTTTTTGTAAATGGTGAGTTATCGCATATCAATTTTGATGAGACGGAGAATATTGTTGAGTCAGTACAGCTTGTCGAGATTGAAAACAAAAAACCATCCTTTTCTTGGGTGATTGAAGATGATCGAACCGGAATAGTTCAAACTGCATTTCAGGTTCAGGTGGCATCAACAGTTGAAGCCCTGCAAAACGGAAATGCCGATGTGTGGGAGAGTAAAAAAATTAGCACAGAAGAAACAGTTGTAAAATACAACGGACCGGATTTAAGTCCGCTAAGCAACTACTACTGGCGTGTGAAAATCTGGAATAACCAAGGCGAAGAG
Above is a genomic segment from uncultured Draconibacterium sp. containing:
- a CDS encoding DUF4450 domain-containing protein is translated as MKLVLPEKVMKLVGLVFFVSLISCNTCPKDQVLTTYQTDGEYIIGNSIDRYNNRPLYVNNTNGLILTGDRPLIRFVKYNQLLGNLVFLLKNEEDTLTISDFNQIKSKFSPGQMKWEIRDSSLNDFSIAMNVLPTADGVGMAVQLELKNLNAENELMWFFGGAKTYPNENLLRSFDIMGHPELMTWKEVGDAKENPVYSGALEKGENVLNLIFKLNEKGEVEYSAGEEAEVAFTYAQNKLQKLLGRMKISTPDPYLNVMAKTSLIAVDATWYPPVFVHACMTWNVPLPGWRTIFGGTMYGWHERVREQADYYIASQVKESIKTEAKADPKSLLTEQHPDSRFYGVGRITQDQKFYNMQSQFFDQLIQDYRWTNNPELIATLREALELHLLWLRECFDPDGDGTYESYLNSWPSDSQWYNGGGTAEETSYAYRGHLAARDMARNAGDKEAEEFHTEMLAKIRKGFFEKLWVADKGHSGAYREQGGHKRLHEDPWLYSIFLPVDAGLTSQEQSIESVYYSEWALQNDTVPMGGRQVWFSNWVPGIWSVRERWPGDNYHLALSYYQAGLPTGAWDIFRGTYTHTAFNHNVPGNLGGQQGGTDFGDCVHTFSRTLVEGLFGFKPDYPNGKVTINPQFPDEWDFASIALPDFKVDFKKHDNTLNYKFEIRKTADMLLELPVLASKVNNITLNGEKADWDLVLGLGCFVVKIELKEANTAEVKIEIKDSKTRFNPEFIEGNWGEKLVIAANGDDIVGFNDPQGILSNANIEKGVLQATLTGKKGYHTIIAKVNNGNADQLRVYRVKINDPEGDAKQASRYLTAIPQNAEWENIEINALHNADVKAIYKQQYLSPRPNTVSARLGVDGYSPWTFWHWKSTPPEIRTEQVANMLDQNDLLATPQGVPFIWNSGEQNISFTSMWDNYPAKINFPVNSSGKAIYFLVAGSTNIMQCQIANAVIRLNYTDGQTDSLELIPPVNYWNLSTISSNATAPGQGSRNDYTAETDAFCMPDVLPETVQLGENCRAMLLNLKMRDDVELESITLETLSQEVVVGLIGATVLK
- a CDS encoding RagB/SusD family nutrient uptake outer membrane protein, which encodes MMRSKHILYTGLLILFLLPFQACDDEAFLEQTPESFYTVDNIFQSSEQVDQVLVTLYRINRDLNIFNGQIKGLGTDVLTSPDFRYGGNFSDYSRINSETGAFRSIFDHYYNMISIANTALNAAELESVTWESEEDKSYATAQARFFRAYAHGCLAELFGGVPIVTELVTEPRFDYERATREATYQFAIDEMEAILNNLPETTTQDGRVVKGAAQHYLAEFYLGLGIESSNSSAYDKAIQHATSVIDGGTYALNTERFGPRKDDVNPFVGRANVWWDLFQHDNISYNDGNKECVWVFPIDFDAFKAGDNGSYLNYPRNFSPVGRAIPGVTGVAEDVGGRGVAIWRPTDLVIDLLWDESISSGDIRNDESNIRRKIYYNDPDHEGGALVGQEVPQSAIDETNNGMGWIFPIFEKLTTDQFVGLDQGENRSNLFRDEYAIRLPETILLRAEAYLRKGENQKAADDINSIRSRANCDYLVAAGDVDIDFILDERARELFAEESRWHTLLRMGGTVATDRIKANAYYEHVAQTLTFDYNLWPIPQSVIDRNKDVLLEQNPGWN
- a CDS encoding TonB-dependent receptor produces the protein MKKKGKPCRPADGWQKLFRIMKLSMILLLVGVMHVSASVYSQTTKLTVDVQNQKVVEVLNAIEAQSEFRFFYKNEQVDVNRQVNIRAKDKQVEQILDEMFAATDVEYKFFEDKLILLSSKEAMERDYESIQSQKTITGKVSDENGESLPGVSVIIKGTTTGTVTDIDGNYSLTVVEEGVTLVYSFVGMKTQEVLIENQTTVDVVLAVDAIGIEEVVAIGYGTARRKDLSGAVETKRLEDSPQANIATTNIIQSLEGVSGVNIAPQNSPGRTPNIIVRGQNSINGNNDPLIVLDGVIFQGSVTDINPNDITYIDVLKDASSTAVYGSRAANGVIVITTKNGKSTKPLIRFNTSAGVNTWTNKFDMMDRDRWAEKYAAQHNTTIDELVFDDVTATEYFNSGISNDWVDLVSRTGVTQDYQASVSGRAEKVNYYFSGSYNSTEGVIVGDDYQRISVRTKMDVDVTDWLKVGLDGLYNNNDYSGIGASVSGATYISPQSYPYRYEGMPFNVSTANPTGLERWPIGQSIQSPLWGTDGETVDDIDKSNFFRFSGYAFVQVPKIKGLTYRLQYSANTKYSRQDRFYYENYYVGEHSTGYYARYTPAELQKRLSQANGYNRLTNEYNYVLDNIVNYKREFGDHYVDATLVATRDYSYWKRNEMTGSNFESAGNTSLGVNGLPKAEVQKIYTNIVKRTNIGYLGRLSYAFKDRYHLTASVRRDGASVFGSDNKWGYFPSVGAAWTVSEEDFFNNDGVVNYLKMKLSYGKNGNQGLSPYQTLAKVSSGPDGSIEYEFGDRPSSIIYGVKQDNLANPNLGWETTTSLNGGFQSALLDSRIIVDLDFYFSTTTDQIFNRGIPIMTGYNSILSTFGELDNKGLEIDVTTVNIDNGNFKWDSHLSFWLNRNKIVSLYGDDNDGDGVEDDDIANSLFIGKSLGAIYGYEYIGVVQEDDTDYIEKNSAQPGDAMFRDLDGDGVITADDDRKILGFRKENFRMSLSNTFTYKNFSLYMMFTGIFGGGKDNYYLSENPAHNSFRTRFDINEPDHDWWTPENKSEKYLRPNYLGGRYLGLQSRGFVKLQNISLSYKLPKAILSDVGIAGLEVFTSASNVFTITNWYGGGDPELGITPYSGSYPVPTTVTMGLNVSF
- a CDS encoding FecR domain-containing protein, whose product is MNKTRPIKSLIIAELDGNISVDEKELLYNWIAKSENNLRYYSQIKDLWEASIKDASKIAQTSREWERFTQRVAIQPQDNKWKIKLSLWYRVAAVLVIALLLANLLYQEFKAAEPVYFTSMAPEGSVSQTILPDGTIIFLNAGSEIKYDVNTESKSREVFINGEAWFDVERNEKKPFIVHTPYYDVKVLGTQFNVKTYDEDETVVTTLEEGSIQVLSTENLKLQEDILLEPGEQLIYNKSKRKLNINTVETRLYTSWKDNKLIFLSMPFGDLVKLLERKYGVDIEVLESDILKEHYSGTIKNETILEILNIIEHTHPIRYEIQDQKIIIQKK
- a CDS encoding RNA polymerase sigma-70 factor, with amino-acid sequence MSGIRNRDLEAFEELFFNYHGKLVLFANRFIGDMQASRDLVQDAFFALWEKSGQLEIKQSPKAYLYQMVRNGCLNYNRHLSIKNTAEADLEKKITELEKQFYKRTDDPYFSLIELELEQKINEVIEGMPAKCRAVFELSRYENLKNKEIAEKLDISVKMVEKHISKALVILRRDLADYMGVLLVMFISRM